A single Leptospira barantonii DNA region contains:
- a CDS encoding metal-dependent hydrolase, with protein sequence MTVETKTKKRNLKPINANQPTVRKMDFEGMGDLPNHYFSGNSFITHIINAYHILFPEGERFFIKSVKAYADQVKDPQLQTGIKAFIGQEVQHGKEHEKVLEVLAKQGRPVARFVKFFEWSAFKVMLPFFEFFFGKKLKLSVTAGMEHYTATMGEITLRHGFHDHAYGEMRELLLWHACEEIEHKSVAYDVLQTVSNSYFLRIFGFLLASWIFWGYVLFFQHWFILTDKEIGFKKYFHDMKVSRPFGRILFLETSKAFFLYLKPGFHPAQTGGYDLANAALATI encoded by the coding sequence ATGACCGTTGAAACGAAAACAAAAAAGAGAAATTTAAAACCCATCAACGCGAATCAACCTACGGTTCGTAAGATGGACTTTGAGGGAATGGGCGATTTGCCGAATCACTATTTTAGTGGGAATTCTTTCATCACACATATCATCAATGCGTATCACATTCTTTTTCCGGAAGGGGAAAGATTCTTTATCAAAAGCGTAAAGGCGTATGCGGATCAAGTGAAAGATCCTCAACTGCAAACCGGGATCAAAGCGTTCATCGGACAGGAAGTGCAACACGGAAAAGAACACGAAAAGGTTCTCGAGGTTCTTGCAAAACAAGGAAGACCGGTCGCACGTTTCGTGAAATTTTTTGAATGGAGCGCGTTCAAAGTGATGCTTCCGTTTTTCGAATTCTTCTTCGGAAAAAAACTGAAACTTTCCGTGACCGCTGGAATGGAACACTATACCGCGACGATGGGCGAGATCACTTTAAGACACGGGTTTCATGATCACGCGTACGGAGAAATGAGAGAACTTCTTCTTTGGCACGCTTGCGAAGAAATCGAACACAAGTCCGTTGCATACGACGTTCTTCAGACGGTTTCCAACAGTTACTTCTTAAGAATTTTCGGATTCCTTTTAGCGTCTTGGATTTTCTGGGGTTACGTTTTATTTTTCCAACACTGGTTTATTTTAACGGATAAGGAAATCGGATTCAAAAAATATTTTCACGATATGAAAGTATCCAGGCCTTTCGGAAGAATTTTATTTCTGGAAACTTCCAAAGCGTTCTTCTTATATCTGAAACCGGGTTTTCATCCGGCTCAAACCGGCGGTTACGATCTTGCAAACGCGGCTTTAGCTACGATTTAG
- the bcp gene encoding thioredoxin-dependent thiol peroxidase, translated as MSELKAGSKAPGFTALNEKGEKVKLTDLSGTKGTVLYFYPKDQTPGCTTEACDFRDNFSRIKKTGYNVVGVSKDSVKSHQKFIEKQELNFTLIADEDGKICESYGVWQMKKFMGREFMGIVRSTFLIGADGKILKVYPKVSVKGHVDEILSDIKSLEKK; from the coding sequence ATGAGCGAACTCAAAGCCGGGTCCAAGGCTCCCGGTTTCACAGCACTCAACGAAAAAGGGGAAAAGGTCAAATTGACCGACCTGAGCGGAACCAAAGGAACCGTTCTCTATTTTTATCCCAAGGATCAAACCCCGGGATGTACGACCGAAGCCTGCGATTTTCGGGATAATTTTTCGAGAATCAAAAAGACCGGGTATAACGTGGTCGGAGTTTCGAAAGACAGCGTAAAATCACATCAGAAATTCATTGAAAAGCAAGAGCTGAACTTCACCTTGATCGCAGACGAGGACGGAAAGATTTGCGAATCCTACGGGGTCTGGCAGATGAAAAAGTTTATGGGAAGAGAATTTATGGGAATCGTCCGTTCCACCTTCCTCATCGGCGCCGACGGAAAAATCTTAAAAGTATATCCTAAGGTAAGCGTGAAAGGACACGTAGACGAGATCCTTTCCGATATCAAATCACTGGAGAAAAAATGA
- a CDS encoding response regulator produces the protein MVRAKKSSVFLVDDHPVVRSGLQAEIQADPEFEFVGSAPSLKEAVRRMSFSRVDLLVSDISLQEENGIQELETIKNKFPDLKILFLTMHRDWSYLQKAFALGADGYILKSESMPVVISAMKTILNGGKVFPEEVKNFRPETEVTEEIGNLINRLTKREKEILNLLANGKMNREIAKELDLSVRTVETHRASIFKKLETENLIELGRILVQLKASGLF, from the coding sequence ATGGTTCGCGCGAAAAAAAGTTCCGTCTTTCTTGTGGATGATCACCCCGTCGTAAGGTCGGGGCTTCAAGCGGAGATTCAAGCCGATCCTGAATTCGAATTCGTAGGTTCCGCACCTTCTTTGAAGGAAGCCGTTCGACGGATGAGTTTTTCAAGAGTGGATCTTTTGGTCAGCGATATCTCTTTGCAAGAGGAGAATGGAATTCAAGAACTGGAAACGATCAAAAATAAATTTCCGGACTTAAAGATCTTGTTCCTAACGATGCACAGGGATTGGTCCTATCTTCAAAAGGCGTTCGCACTCGGAGCGGACGGGTATATTCTAAAAAGTGAATCTATGCCCGTAGTAATTTCCGCGATGAAAACGATCTTAAACGGGGGAAAAGTTTTTCCGGAAGAGGTGAAAAATTTCAGACCAGAAACCGAAGTCACGGAGGAGATCGGAAATTTAATCAATCGATTGACCAAGAGAGAAAAGGAAATTCTCAACCTGCTCGCAAACGGAAAGATGAACCGCGAGATTGCGAAAGAATTGGATCTCAGCGTTCGAACCGTTGAAACACACAGAGCTTCCATCTTTAAAAAATTGGAAACGGAGAATCTCATAGAACTCGGCCGTATCCTTGTTCAACTCAAAGCCTCCGGTCTTTTCTAA
- a CDS encoding glycosyl hydrolase family 18 protein, producing the protein MSLNNSESSFEKNEKEFLASTWSADIVAMTENITLYDEIHPFLYTLEGGRSNTGNIKSVWNPKAQEVYIWALKTISPKTKIIPTIFRWENDFEKVSDAIGLNGNTKIRDYHIGQILKEIETYGYDGIDIDYEGMTCDKKESFETFLTVLSGELKKRNKLLSVAIHPKTFAEEPSEYLCKESGKKMNVDFYEAYRGQLSHDYEFLGKVADKVKIMAYELHPRKNKFPGPGPQAPSWWIEKILEYSTKKIPNSKLYMAIPTYGYDWPLNCDIPSKAVFYSRAQYIKANWNPRSEEPTDVTKIFKDARKSGDWIYLRPYLYRHEGHVYDDPSLWYTLGGCDRVAFYMNKRSFETKMNLLKKYKIRGFSFWQLIQDNDPEIHSYLKEMIENPNGTKKGSL; encoded by the coding sequence ATTTCGCTTAACAATTCAGAATCTTCTTTCGAAAAAAACGAGAAGGAATTTCTGGCTTCGACCTGGTCCGCCGATATCGTCGCGATGACTGAGAACATCACTCTTTACGACGAGATTCATCCCTTTTTATACACGCTCGAAGGCGGAAGAAGCAACACCGGAAACATCAAGTCGGTTTGGAATCCGAAGGCGCAGGAAGTTTATATCTGGGCGTTGAAAACGATTTCGCCGAAAACAAAAATCATACCGACCATCTTTCGATGGGAAAACGATTTCGAAAAGGTTTCGGACGCGATCGGTTTAAACGGAAATACGAAAATCAGAGACTATCATATCGGACAAATTTTAAAGGAAATCGAAACATACGGATACGACGGGATCGACATCGACTACGAGGGAATGACCTGTGATAAAAAGGAAAGTTTCGAAACCTTCTTAACGGTTTTATCCGGAGAATTAAAAAAACGGAATAAACTTTTATCCGTCGCGATCCATCCGAAAACCTTCGCCGAAGAACCTTCCGAATATCTCTGTAAAGAATCCGGCAAAAAGATGAACGTTGATTTTTACGAAGCATATCGGGGACAACTCTCGCACGACTACGAGTTTTTGGGAAAGGTCGCGGATAAGGTCAAGATCATGGCCTACGAATTGCACCCGAGAAAAAACAAGTTTCCAGGACCGGGACCTCAGGCTCCTTCTTGGTGGATCGAAAAAATATTAGAATATTCTACTAAAAAGATTCCTAATTCTAAACTGTATATGGCAATTCCGACCTATGGATACGATTGGCCTCTCAACTGCGACATTCCTTCCAAAGCGGTTTTTTATTCGAGGGCGCAGTATATTAAAGCGAACTGGAATCCTAGATCCGAAGAACCCACCGACGTTACTAAAATCTTTAAGGATGCGAGAAAATCAGGAGATTGGATTTATCTACGACCTTATTTGTATCGTCACGAAGGGCACGTATACGACGATCCTTCTCTTTGGTATACGTTAGGCGGTTGTGATCGTGTCGCGTTTTATATGAACAAACGATCCTTCGAAACCAAGATGAATCTTTTGAAAAAATACAAGATCCGAGGATTCTCCTTTTGGCAACTCATACAGGACAACGATCCGGAAATCCATTCTTACCTGAAGGAAATGATCGAAAATCCGAACGGAACCAAGAAGGGAAGTTTATGA
- a CDS encoding acyl-CoA dehydrogenase family protein gives MDFNLSEDELLFINSFSDFCKKEIEPFAEEADRKKEIPRSHFHKLAQVGYIGLPHEEQYGGSNAGTFQSLMAMQTLGKACGSTFFSVGASGGLFGLPLLHFGTEEQKRKYLPSINSGNKIGSLGITEPDSGSDVSSIRTVAKEISKGVYQLSGQKTYITNSPIADDCLVLARVQDLNGKEKGLTHFFVDLHSKGVQRSAPMEKLGLKASPTGALFFEDVEVSSNDILGSLGKGFRQTMQTFNMERISLAAWSIGLMESCLEESKAFASTRKSFGKSIAQHQSVGNLLAEIYTKLEASRWFTYNVAWEMEQADKLGKGNMHLSGKCASCKLFATTSAREVTNLAVQIHGGAGFMEEYKVSRLYRDVRLGEIGGGTSEIQKLIVAGSIMKSS, from the coding sequence ATGGACTTCAATCTATCAGAGGATGAACTTTTGTTCATCAATTCGTTTTCCGATTTTTGTAAAAAGGAAATCGAACCTTTTGCGGAAGAAGCGGATCGCAAAAAAGAAATTCCAAGATCTCATTTTCATAAACTTGCACAAGTCGGTTACATCGGTTTACCGCACGAAGAACAATACGGAGGGTCCAACGCGGGGACCTTTCAATCCTTGATGGCGATGCAAACCTTGGGAAAGGCTTGCGGCTCCACTTTTTTTTCGGTGGGCGCATCGGGCGGTTTGTTCGGATTACCCCTTCTTCATTTCGGAACCGAAGAACAAAAAAGAAAGTATCTTCCTTCCATCAACTCCGGAAACAAGATCGGTTCCCTTGGAATTACGGAACCCGATTCCGGTTCGGACGTTTCTTCGATTCGAACGGTTGCAAAAGAAATTTCCAAAGGTGTGTATCAACTTTCGGGACAAAAAACGTACATCACGAATTCTCCGATCGCGGATGATTGTTTGGTTCTTGCGAGAGTTCAGGATTTAAACGGAAAAGAAAAAGGTCTTACCCATTTTTTCGTGGACTTACATTCCAAAGGAGTTCAAAGATCCGCTCCTATGGAGAAGTTGGGTTTAAAGGCTTCTCCCACCGGCGCTTTGTTTTTCGAGGACGTGGAGGTTTCGTCTAACGATATTCTCGGTTCGCTCGGAAAAGGTTTTAGACAAACCATGCAAACGTTCAACATGGAAAGAATTTCTCTCGCGGCTTGGTCCATCGGTCTGATGGAATCTTGTTTAGAAGAATCGAAAGCGTTTGCCTCCACAAGAAAAAGTTTCGGCAAGTCGATCGCACAACATCAATCGGTGGGAAATCTTCTCGCTGAAATCTATACAAAACTGGAAGCTTCCCGTTGGTTTACATACAACGTCGCCTGGGAAATGGAACAAGCGGACAAATTAGGAAAAGGGAATATGCATCTTTCGGGAAAATGCGCTTCCTGCAAGTTGTTCGCGACCACTTCCGCAAGAGAAGTGACCAATCTTGCGGTCCAAATCCACGGAGGCGCGGGTTTTATGGAAGAATACAAAGTCTCCAGACTTTACAGAGACGTACGTCTCGGTGAAATCGGAGGCGGAACAAGCGAGATTCAAAAACTGATCGTCGCGGGAAGCATTATGAAAAGCTCATAA
- a CDS encoding TetR family transcriptional regulator, with the protein MEKGIVFVIGGKIVGNKKTSYSKNSPLKRKLAPMKVRAVKDDDKKIKKELLIRAAISLFNKSSFEKISMDQIAKKAGVAKGTLYLYFKTKEELFLEIHRMDYDAWFEAFQNFLCSKKPGLSSAELASWITNSLKENQRTVRLMAIASALLEKNVVFESALKFKDSVRKSVLESAPELCRVLKLKTSDEAVLFLTYLHALIIGLWHHAEPAPIVAKVLNSSPDFAVFRIDFFQTLELGIVSILSGIQKNS; encoded by the coding sequence ATGGAAAAGGGGATTGTTTTTGTAATCGGCGGAAAGATTGTTGGAAATAAGAAGACTTCGTATTCGAAGAATTCTCCCTTAAAACGAAAACTTGCTCCTATGAAAGTCAGAGCCGTAAAAGACGACGATAAGAAAATCAAAAAAGAACTTTTGATTCGTGCCGCGATTTCACTTTTTAACAAATCGTCTTTTGAAAAAATTTCGATGGATCAGATCGCTAAAAAGGCCGGGGTCGCGAAGGGAACTCTGTATCTTTATTTCAAAACCAAGGAAGAACTTTTTCTCGAAATTCATAGAATGGATTACGACGCTTGGTTTGAGGCGTTTCAGAATTTTCTTTGTTCTAAAAAACCGGGACTTTCTTCGGCGGAACTTGCGTCTTGGATCACGAATTCTTTAAAAGAAAACCAAAGAACGGTTCGTTTGATGGCGATCGCTTCGGCGCTTTTGGAGAAAAACGTGGTTTTTGAAAGCGCGCTGAAGTTTAAGGATTCCGTTCGCAAGAGCGTTCTTGAATCCGCTCCCGAACTCTGCCGGGTCTTAAAACTCAAAACGTCGGATGAAGCCGTTTTATTTCTTACGTATTTGCACGCGCTGATCATCGGTCTTTGGCATCACGCCGAACCGGCCCCGATCGTTGCGAAAGTTCTCAATTCTTCCCCGGATTTTGCGGTCTTTCGGATCGATTTTTTCCAAACCTTGGAGCTGGGAATCGTTTCCATTCTTTCCGGAATTCAAAAGAATTCTTAA
- a CDS encoding leucyl aminopeptidase family protein yields the protein MKLDKNKIQSSIGKNPSKAFYKLQILLKDHFPENLKTKFSLQTSSGIFTGDNGQVFTDESEKIIYLGLGDSSKVKIRGVAHHFFQFGEKLKKWDGVGLEIHLPKILTTALSAELLVYQILNSLEQGAYAINVLAKEFKENSKKTGNVSFVLQDAAKVKEAEKGLKRGKVVSRYINGARYIAHLPANHFTPEEFVSRSKEIAKDNGLKITVFDEPQLKKEKMGGILSVCEGSDKKAKMILLEYTPAKPSTKKKLAIIGKGLTFDSGGISIKPAQDMHEMKYDMCGAAAAIHAIGAIAELGLGVPVIAAIGVAENMPDAAAIKPGDVYTAHNGITVEVQNTDAEGRLVLGDVLSYVGKKFKPDYMLDLATLTGAIIISLGHEAAGVMSNSETLTNLLKEASASSDERIWEMPLWDEYSEDLKSDIADIRNVAGRAGGSLSAAKFLERFVDPGIAWAHIDIAGAAWRKKSSGTQIGNGPTGYGVRLLVDLAEKIGKKK from the coding sequence ATGAAACTGGATAAGAATAAAATCCAAAGCTCGATCGGAAAAAATCCGTCGAAAGCGTTTTATAAATTACAGATCCTACTCAAGGATCATTTTCCCGAGAATCTAAAGACGAAATTTTCCTTACAGACTTCTTCCGGAATTTTCACAGGAGACAACGGACAAGTTTTTACCGACGAATCCGAAAAGATCATCTATTTAGGGTTAGGCGATTCTTCCAAAGTAAAGATCCGCGGAGTCGCACATCACTTTTTCCAATTCGGAGAAAAGCTGAAAAAATGGGACGGCGTAGGATTGGAAATTCATCTTCCAAAAATTCTCACCACCGCTCTTTCTGCGGAATTGCTCGTGTATCAAATCTTGAATTCTTTGGAACAAGGCGCTTATGCGATCAACGTTCTTGCAAAAGAATTTAAGGAGAATTCCAAAAAGACCGGAAACGTTTCCTTTGTTCTTCAAGACGCGGCAAAAGTGAAGGAAGCCGAAAAAGGATTAAAACGCGGAAAAGTAGTCAGCCGTTACATCAACGGAGCGCGTTACATCGCGCATCTTCCCGCGAATCATTTCACACCGGAAGAATTCGTATCCAGATCCAAAGAGATCGCGAAAGACAACGGACTGAAGATCACCGTTTTCGACGAACCTCAGTTGAAAAAGGAAAAGATGGGAGGAATTCTTTCCGTCTGCGAAGGCTCCGATAAAAAAGCGAAGATGATTCTTTTGGAATATACTCCCGCTAAACCGAGCACCAAGAAAAAACTCGCGATCATCGGAAAAGGTCTTACCTTTGATTCCGGCGGGATCAGCATCAAACCCGCACAAGACATGCACGAAATGAAATACGATATGTGCGGTGCCGCCGCGGCCATTCACGCGATCGGAGCGATCGCAGAACTCGGATTAGGCGTTCCGGTAATCGCGGCAATCGGTGTTGCGGAGAATATGCCGGACGCGGCCGCCATCAAACCCGGCGACGTTTATACCGCTCACAACGGAATCACCGTAGAAGTTCAGAATACGGACGCGGAAGGACGTTTGGTTTTGGGAGACGTTCTTTCTTACGTTGGAAAAAAATTCAAACCGGACTATATGCTGGATCTTGCAACCTTAACCGGTGCGATCATCATTTCTCTCGGACACGAGGCCGCGGGTGTAATGAGTAATTCCGAGACTCTTACGAACTTACTCAAGGAAGCATCCGCGAGTTCGGATGAAAGAATTTGGGAAATGCCTCTTTGGGACGAATATTCCGAAGATCTCAAAAGCGACATCGCCGACATCCGAAACGTTGCGGGAAGAGCGGGTGGTTCCTTGTCTGCCGCTAAATTTTTGGAAAGATTCGTGGATCCGGGAATCGCTTGGGCGCATATCGACATCGCGGGCGCGGCCTGGAGAAAAAAATCTTCGGGAACTCAAATCGGAAACGGACCGACCGGTTACGGAGTTCGTCTTCTGGTAGATCTCGCCGAAAAAATCGGAAAGAAGAAGTAA
- a CDS encoding SDR family oxidoreductase translates to MKRKTVLITGSSSGIGKAAAKYFQAKGWNVIATMRSPEKDQDLKNLPNLLCTKLDVTKPDTIEKAIGEGIKTFGEIDVLVNNAGYGLVGPFEGASKEQIQRQFDTNVFGAMDVIQKILPHFRSNKKGLIINVASMGGRITFPLYSLYHSTKWALEGFTESLQYELSPFGIRVKLIEPGAIATDFIGRSSDSTSDQAPGEYKKFSDAVFKNMEDAMMTSRSETVAKVIFKAAKSSSKRLRYVVGMDAKALLGLRKFLSDGVLFSVMKLALLRSAKTAA, encoded by the coding sequence ATGAAACGTAAAACCGTGTTAATCACCGGGTCATCTTCCGGAATCGGAAAAGCGGCCGCAAAGTATTTTCAAGCAAAGGGTTGGAATGTGATCGCAACGATGAGAAGTCCCGAAAAAGATCAGGATTTAAAAAATCTTCCCAACCTACTCTGCACAAAACTGGACGTAACTAAACCCGACACGATCGAAAAGGCGATTGGCGAAGGAATCAAAACCTTCGGCGAGATCGACGTATTGGTAAACAACGCGGGTTACGGACTTGTGGGACCTTTCGAAGGAGCAAGTAAGGAACAAATCCAAAGACAATTCGATACGAACGTATTCGGAGCGATGGATGTGATTCAAAAAATTCTCCCCCACTTTCGTAGCAATAAAAAGGGACTCATCATCAACGTGGCGTCCATGGGAGGAAGAATCACGTTCCCTCTTTATAGCCTGTATCATTCCACAAAATGGGCCTTGGAAGGTTTCACCGAATCGCTTCAATACGAATTGTCTCCGTTCGGAATTCGTGTAAAGCTTATCGAACCGGGTGCGATCGCCACCGATTTTATCGGTCGTTCTTCCGACTCCACGTCCGATCAAGCGCCGGGAGAATATAAAAAATTCTCGGACGCCGTTTTTAAAAACATGGAAGACGCGATGATGACCAGCCGATCCGAAACCGTTGCGAAAGTAATTTTCAAAGCCGCAAAAAGTTCTTCCAAACGTCTTCGTTACGTAGTAGGAATGGACGCTAAAGCGCTTTTAGGTTTGCGGAAATTTCTTTCAGACGGAGTTTTATTCTCCGTAATGAAACTCGCATTGCTTAGATCCGCAAAAACTGCGGCTTAA
- a CDS encoding sensor histidine kinase, whose product MFFKIRSTASILLIVAFHFFSPNNVYAQNSSTPKAKQGILNLSDWDFHNEKTIPLTGEWKFFWNRFIIPNDSDPKINATGFIFTNTPSVWNGISFNGETVESHGFASYELTILLPKDIANPALTIPDIGTAYNLYVNGKLIANAGTVGDKPESSHALYKPQIVILPDSKNLHLTLHVSNFQNRWGGYWFPIRIGSLKDILSEAQTKKGISLAVCIAAVLMAIFNLVFYFFRKKDLAPLFFATHCILILIRGLTTGERLGHLMFPNVPWEILNRLEYISVYLSAPALYAFLHRFCYTKFWEKYGLLFDIPYFVTALIVAVFPNQIYTLTLNPISIYGFFVTIPGWSILLIYGIHKKFEGAWILFLGYIVIMFCTFHDIAHNMGFLHTASYMLPYGQLAMIASHAILISKRFSNSLIRSENLSHKMKSLVSSTREIMTSASFNSAAQTTLKILSKNVEEMNRRNSSLNFDLHSKNEKSDSFLTKNQGLNIYLPEANSSLWKRFSLDQDDNLLVQEVDRFISKESLEIDLKALYSPEVFGESLLLPVQNSKASFAVLDLPIGNFLNSDSEMDWVQGIAYALALSIQNVIRQDREKLAIIGELSAEIAHDIGHHVILIQKVLRSLNTSHNEKKDFDLARAKKETEALANLSLDILEFSKKVIILDFKEVDIREFFQGIREDLELFFEGSGIRFSCEINANGTVRLDPLRIQRLILNLAKNSLEAIGDRGKFFLQVEKEGPILYIVFKDDGPGLSEEFKTGFYNSMVETKKPFGSGLGLSIVRKIALAHGGEVLIDSSLGKGSRFTVLLPC is encoded by the coding sequence GTGTTTTTTAAAATTAGATCCACCGCGTCCATTCTTCTGATAGTCGCTTTTCACTTTTTTTCGCCAAACAACGTTTATGCGCAGAATTCTTCGACACCAAAAGCGAAACAAGGAATTCTAAATCTATCGGATTGGGATTTCCACAATGAAAAAACGATTCCTCTTACGGGAGAATGGAAGTTCTTTTGGAATCGATTTATAATACCGAACGATTCAGATCCGAAAATTAATGCGACAGGATTTATCTTTACGAACACTCCTTCGGTTTGGAACGGAATATCGTTTAACGGCGAAACGGTTGAAAGTCACGGATTCGCCTCCTATGAACTTACGATTCTTCTTCCGAAAGACATTGCGAACCCGGCGCTTACGATTCCGGACATAGGCACCGCTTACAATCTTTATGTGAACGGCAAGCTGATCGCGAACGCGGGAACCGTAGGAGACAAACCGGAATCTTCTCACGCGCTTTATAAACCCCAGATCGTAATCCTTCCGGATTCGAAAAATCTTCATCTAACATTACATGTTTCTAATTTTCAAAATCGATGGGGAGGTTATTGGTTTCCGATCCGAATCGGAAGTTTAAAAGACATCCTCTCGGAAGCTCAGACAAAAAAAGGAATCAGCCTTGCGGTTTGTATCGCGGCGGTTCTTATGGCGATCTTCAATCTTGTATTTTACTTTTTTAGAAAAAAAGATCTCGCTCCGCTTTTTTTCGCGACTCATTGCATTCTCATTTTAATCCGGGGTCTTACCACGGGAGAACGTCTCGGGCATCTCATGTTTCCGAACGTTCCCTGGGAAATATTAAACCGACTTGAATACATTTCGGTTTATTTATCGGCTCCCGCTTTGTATGCGTTCCTTCATCGATTTTGTTATACGAAATTTTGGGAAAAATACGGTCTTCTTTTTGATATTCCTTATTTTGTTACAGCTTTGATCGTTGCCGTTTTCCCGAATCAGATTTATACTCTGACTCTCAATCCGATTTCGATCTACGGTTTTTTTGTTACGATTCCGGGTTGGAGCATTTTACTAATTTATGGAATTCATAAAAAGTTCGAAGGAGCATGGATTTTGTTTTTGGGTTATATCGTGATCATGTTCTGCACGTTTCATGATATCGCGCATAACATGGGTTTTCTGCATACCGCTTCGTATATGCTTCCTTACGGACAACTCGCGATGATCGCTTCGCACGCAATCTTGATCTCAAAACGGTTTTCAAATTCCTTAATTCGTTCCGAAAATCTTTCGCATAAAATGAAAAGTCTCGTTTCCTCGACAAGGGAAATCATGACCTCGGCCTCGTTCAATTCCGCGGCGCAAACCACTTTGAAAATTCTTTCCAAGAACGTAGAGGAGATGAACCGAAGAAATTCTTCCTTGAATTTCGATCTACATTCAAAAAACGAAAAGTCGGATTCTTTCCTTACCAAAAACCAAGGTCTGAACATTTATTTACCGGAAGCGAATTCTTCCCTTTGGAAACGATTTTCATTGGATCAAGACGACAATCTGTTGGTGCAAGAGGTTGATAGATTTATTTCCAAAGAATCGTTGGAGATCGATCTCAAGGCTTTGTATTCTCCGGAAGTTTTCGGAGAAAGTCTTCTTCTTCCCGTGCAGAACAGCAAAGCGAGTTTTGCCGTCTTGGATCTTCCGATCGGAAACTTTTTGAATTCGGATTCCGAAATGGATTGGGTGCAGGGAATCGCATACGCGTTGGCTCTTTCGATTCAAAACGTGATTCGCCAGGATCGAGAAAAACTCGCAATTATCGGAGAATTATCGGCGGAGATCGCACACGATATCGGACATCACGTCATTCTCATCCAAAAGGTTTTGAGAAGTTTAAACACGAGTCATAACGAAAAAAAGGATTTCGATCTTGCAAGGGCGAAAAAAGAAACGGAGGCGTTGGCCAATCTTTCTTTGGATATATTAGAATTTTCTAAAAAAGTAATTATCTTAGATTTCAAAGAGGTGGATATCCGCGAATTTTTTCAAGGAATCCGAGAGGATTTGGAACTCTTCTTTGAAGGAAGTGGAATCCGTTTTTCCTGCGAAATCAACGCGAACGGGACGGTTCGATTGGATCCTCTTCGAATTCAAAGATTGATTTTGAATCTTGCGAAGAATTCTCTCGAAGCGATCGGTGATCGAGGCAAATTTTTTCTGCAAGTGGAGAAGGAAGGCCCCATTCTTTACATCGTTTTTAAGGACGATGGCCCCGGTCTCAGCGAAGAATTCAAAACCGGCTTTTACAACTCCATGGTGGAAACTAAAAAACCGTTCGGGAGCGGACTCGGTCTTTCCATCGTCCGTAAGATCGCACTCGCGCACGGCGGAGAAGTTTTGATCGATTCGAGCCTGGGAAAAGGTAGCAGATTCACGGTTCTGCTACCTTGCTGA